The window ACGACAAAGAGTCACCTTGGATATGTTTCTGGCCTTGTCAAATAATGAAAGCTTGGTGTTGTTCTTCAACTCGACTTCCTTCAGTTCTAAAAGTCCTTCAACTCCATAAATATACTGTAGGCTATCAATGGAGGAAAGGATGATCTTCTCAAGCTTAGGAGCTCCACCTTCAAAGTTGATGTCAGTAATGTTACAATCCTCAACAAGAAAGCACTTGAGATTCTTAAATTCCTCCTTCTTGAAAGTGAGCTTCCTATCGATGTATGCCTTGTGTCGGAGCCTGACAGAAATTAACTTGGGTAGCTTGGCAAGGACCTCAAGATCATCCCGCGTCATATGGGTACCAGATAAAGTTACCTTGGCAAGATGGAGTTGGCCACTATCTTTGGTCAACAACCGAAGAAGCTGCACTGTTTGTGGGGTTCCAACAATGCTTAGGCTCTCAAGAAGCTTGGGAGAGTCTTTATAGCGTTCAAGAATCCATTCTGTGAACTCTTGGTTGGAAGGGTCTTCATCTACCATGGGAAGAGTGATTGACAGAGACTTGAGGCACTCATGCAGATCACTAATAGCTCGAAGCAAATTCTTGAAGTGTGAGTCCTTGTGTTCAATAACCACACCAAGCTTCCTTAGCTGCCACAGTTTTCCAATATCTTTCAAATCTTGTCTATTCCGTGCCTTGATATTGGACAATACCTCCATGCTTAACATTTTTTCTACTTTGTCAGGAACTTCAACACTAGATAGTGCAGTACTGCTTGACCCTAAACTCTGAACAAGTCGACCAGCTAGCAAACGCTTGAGCTTCAGGAGTAAAACATTTACCGTTGCAGATGGGTGCACCTTGGTCTCTCGGATATCCAGTACTTCCAGTTCACGGAGGTTGTTGATTTCACTTGGCAGATGGGTAACATTTGATCCCCTTAGGCTCAGATACTTGAGCAGTAACATTGTGTTGCATATGTCCTTAAGGTAGCTTTGGTTCTTCCCTCCAAAGCATTGGCAACCATCAAGATCTAACACCTTTATCAGAGATACTCGAGATGATTCTTCATAGAGCTTTTGGAAGAATCTATCGATTCTGTCAGAGCCACGGAGTCGGAGATCATTGAAAATGGAGAAGTGGCGAGCCAAGTGATGTGATAGGCGTGTTTCCACTATGCGCTGTTTTCTGGCAATCTTGGTAATGAATCCATGAACTAGATCACCTATCACACAACTCTTTGCATGACCTGTAGCTCCAATGTCAGCAGGATAAACAAGCCACCGGTTGACAAGTGCATCAAAACATCGATTGGCATGACGCACAGAACTGGCCCAGTCTTCCTTTGCTATGAGGCCTTCTACAACCCACCGTCCTATCAAGGTCGACCGCTTGATGGCTTGTTGTCGAGGGAAAATAGCCAGGTACATCAAGCAAGACTTGTATTCCTTAGGAAGATCACCATAAGAGAACTTTAAAATCTTCTTAGCAATGTTGTCCAATGAGTTGTCTGAAACCTGTTGCAGGGTTCCATGCAACTTACGTAGCTCCTCATTGCTCCTTTTTGGGTTGGCATACAAAGCATGAACGAAGATCTTCATACATAATTCATGTGACTTGCATTTGTCCAAGATGTCAAGCAGAATCTTGGCGCTATCTTCAGTAATCTGCTTTTTTGTAAGCTCGAATGCAGTGTCACGGTAGAGGCCAAGAAGAGAATAGTCTATAGGCTCCTGTGGCGGAAAACAATATTCCTTGGCTCGTGTAGCATATTCTGTGGTTTTCAACATCAGTGCACCTGCTATGCGACCAAACATGTTGAAAGCATTTTTGGTGTCTTCCCATCCGGATATGAAGTCATTATCCAGTTTGAGGATAACCAAGATGGGACTATCTGGTATCTTCAAACAATCATTAATTTTGTCTATAATTCCTTTGATCTTGAGCTGCTCTTTCAACCTCCACTCAATTTGTCCAATCTTCTTTGTGGTTTCTTCAATAAGAGCATCTGGGACTGGGATACAATCCAGATTGGATTTACTAGCAGTTGCATCTTGTTTCTTTACGGACTGGTTGTATTCCTTCAACTCAGGTGTGTCAGGTTGCTTGGATTTGTCTTTCTGAATTTCAGCTTTATCTAGTTTTTTCATGGATGTATCACCCTGCAGCTCCATTAAGACCTTGCGGATTACTTCTTTAAATGGGTCATCAGCCAATATAGTAGTTCCAGTGATGGTAGCTTGGTTGGAGTCTTGCTCTCGGATTTGCAGGGGCTTCACTGGGAACACCATCCGTAGGATATGTTCATAATGGGCTCTCTCGAGATGAATTGGTTCCGCTCTTGACTCTTCAGTAAGATCTTTAGGCTTCTGATTCTCATCTGCATTTTCTTCCATATGATTTTTAAGGTTCTTGGCTGTTTCCTTGATGATATTTTCATGCGAGAGTGGTTTTGCTTCTTTCCTCTCTAAAAGTGTTGCTTCCTTTGTTTCTTGGTTTACGGGTTTGGTAGCAGACGAACCATCATCTGGCTTTTGCTTCAGCAACCACATGGCTCGGAGGAGTACGCCCAAGGGTTCATCTTTAGAGGATTTCAACAGGTCTAGTTGGTCACCATTCATTTCTTCCAGGTTGAGCTGCCGCTGGCCGCCCTTTATTTGTGTAATAGTACCCTTGATCTCTGAAATCTTGTTGTCAAGCTTCATCCTCTTGATATTTTTTGTTATTTCATCAAACAACTTCCATTTTTCTGAGCCAATAGCTGTTTTCCTTTTGTCAAGATCTTGCTCCTCCTCTCCCCGGCCTTGACCTTGCTGGCGCAGCACACACAGGATGTAGTAGAGAATGTCCCGGGATTGAAGCCAATCACGAAAAAAGTGCACTCCTGGGATGTCCACCAAGACACACCGCCTGCCAGTGGCATGTTTATCCCAGATAGCCGAAGCTTCCATTGCAAGAGCGAGGGTTTCTTCCTTATCCGGTGCCACAATGGCAATAGATGCTATTGATTTCTCCTTAGAAGTGTTGCCTTGTGCAACATATTTTATCCATTCGGCCAACTTCACCCTAACATTGTCCTCCGGTGTACGAGGCTGGTAAATTGCCCCTATTGGAGCAGAATGCTTAGTCGCTGCCATTCCCACCATAAGCTGACTGTCGTTGTCT is drawn from Triticum dicoccoides isolate Atlit2015 ecotype Zavitan chromosome 4A, WEW_v2.0, whole genome shotgun sequence and contains these coding sequences:
- the LOC119289727 gene encoding uncharacterized protein LOC119289727, whose amino-acid sequence is MAELAAGAVSSLLGVIRNEAQLLGRVGHDVQFIREEMESMQSFLTHLSRKEPTDGEHDEQIRTWMNQVRLLAQDSNNCIDMYLYRGNPELHLARGGLRRYVAWLPWFLHKMVAQHRAAIQLRVLRERARDIGERRLRYGVEVPAKGTGAEQSPTGAGLMPVATSSSSAYLTPSPAASGDEEEDNDSQLMVGMAATKHSAPIGAIYQPRTPEDNVRVKLAEWIKYVAQGNTSKEKSIASIAIVAPDKEETLALAMEASAIWDKHATGRRCVLVDIPGVHFFRDWLQSRDILYYILCVLRQQGQGRGEEEQDLDKRKTAIGSEKWKLFDEITKNIKRMKLDNKISEIKGTITQIKGGQRQLNLEEMNGDQLDLLKSSKDEPLGVLLRAMWLLKQKPDDGSSATKPVNQETKEATLLERKEAKPLSHENIIKETAKNLKNHMEENADENQKPKDLTEESRAEPIHLERAHYEHILRMVFPVKPLQIREQDSNQATITGTTILADDPFKEVIRKVLMELQGDTSMKKLDKAEIQKDKSKQPDTPELKEYNQSVKKQDATASKSNLDCIPVPDALIEETTKKIGQIEWRLKEQLKIKGIIDKINDCLKIPDSPILVILKLDNDFISGWEDTKNAFNMFGRIAGALMLKTTEYATRAKEYCFPPQEPIDYSLLGLYRDTAFELTKKQITEDSAKILLDILDKCKSHELCMKIFVHALYANPKRSNEELRKLHGTLQQVSDNSLDNIAKKILKFSYGDLPKEYKSCLMYLAIFPRQQAIKRSTLIGRWVVEGLIAKEDWASSVRHANRCFDALVNRWLVYPADIGATGHAKSCVIGDLVHGFITKIARKQRIVETRLSHHLARHFSIFNDLRLRGSDRIDRFFQKLYEESSRVSLIKVLDLDGCQCFGGKNQSYLKDICNTMLLLKYLSLRGSNVTHLPSEINNLRELEVLDIRETKVHPSATVNVLLLKLKRLLAGRLVQSLGSSSTALSSVEVPDKVEKMLSMEVLSNIKARNRQDLKDIGKLWQLRKLGVVIEHKDSHFKNLLRAISDLHECLKSLSITLPMVDEDPSNQEFTEWILERYKDSPKLLESLSIVGTPQTVQLLRLLTKDSGQLHLAKVTLSGTHMTRDDLEVLAKLPKLISVRLRHKAYIDRKLTFKKEEFKNLKCFLVEDCNITDINFEGGAPKLEKIILSSIDSLQYIYGVEGLLELKEVELKNNTKLSLFDKARNISKVTLCRTILSQDEVQILAKISSMRTLVLKETSYVQNQLIFYKDDFPRLNLLIVDFSAIPNVSFTGGSATRLEKIIWSFTMGTISGIDNLPKLKEFEFNGDFVPNQVKEAINKHKNIPKLIHNKPENQYKEAGNIQEKKDVTRFPFCWKRQD